Within Methanocella sp., the genomic segment CGATGTTATCAACTCCAAAATAGGTGCTTATTAATTAGAGCTTGGGCCTGTTCTTATTAAAATCTTTCTTAGCCCTACGTCTTCAGGTTATAGCCGCTTTCGAAGAGCTTTAGGCTGGCAAAGAAACAGACCAGAAGCGAGACTCCGATGGCAATGAGACAATAGTAGGGGTTCGTCCGCTCGTAGCCGATCATAGCGTACCTGAACCCGTCCACGACGTAGGTCAGCGGGTCCAGCCATGAGAGCCAGCGTATCCAGTCGGCGGGGATGATGTCTATGGAAAAGAACACGCCGCCCAGGAACAGCAACGGGCTGAGAAGATAGCTCATGACGTTGCCCACGTCCTCGATATTCTTCGACCACTGCCCCAGCATAATGCCGAAGCAGGCGAACGTCGCAGATGTCCCCAATAAGAATAGCAGGAACATCGGAATATCGAAGATCCCGATGCCGAAGAGGACCATGGTGACTACGCCGATGATAAGGCCCATGACGATACCCCGGGTCATCCCTCCGAGCACGTAGGCGACGACCATGGTCGAATAGCGCATCGGCGTCGTGAGCGGGTCCTCGATGTAGCGGTCGTCCTTCGACGAGAAGAGCGAGTACGCCGGGTTAATGTACGCGTGCAGGATGACCTGCATCATGATCAGGCCCGGGAGCATGAACTGGATGTACGTGTGGCCGCCCATGCCCGGAATGGACGAGCCGAGGGCATAGCCGAATGCGAAGATATAGAGGAACGTGGAGATGACGCTGGGCAGTATGGTCCGGTTGGGCTTTCGGGTAAAGCGGATTATTTCCCGCCGCAGCATCGTGTAAAGTGCGTCCCACTCACTCACGCATCTCACGCCCCGTGAGCTTAATAAATACGTCTTCGAGCGTCGCCTCGCGGACGTGCATGGACCGGACTGCCACGCCGCCGGCCTTGAGGTGCTCGAGCAGCTTCACGGCGGCCGTGTCCGTATCGCAGACGTGAACGACGAGCTTCTCATCTTTTAGCGTATAGCGGAGCACGCCCGGGACTATGGAGAGGTCGGGCACCTTACCGCCTGCGATGCTAAACTCGATACGGCCGCTTTCGACCTTGTTACGCTTCAGCTCTTCTGGCGAGCCCATCGCGATAAAGCGCCCATGGTCCATGATGGCGACGCGGCCGCAGAGGCTTTCCGCCTCCTC encodes:
- a CDS encoding ABC transporter permease, with product MSEWDALYTMLRREIIRFTRKPNRTILPSVISTFLYIFAFGYALGSSIPGMGGHTYIQFMLPGLIMMQVILHAYINPAYSLFSSKDDRYIEDPLTTPMRYSTMVVAYVLGGMTRGIVMGLIIGVVTMVLFGIGIFDIPMFLLFLLGTSATFACFGIMLGQWSKNIEDVGNVMSYLLSPLLFLGGVFFSIDIIPADWIRWLSWLDPLTYVVDGFRYAMIGYERTNPYYCLIAIGVSLLVCFFASLKLFESGYNLKT